Proteins encoded within one genomic window of Pectobacterium araliae:
- the hflD gene encoding high frequency lysogenization protein HflD, producing the protein MAKNYYEITLALAGVCQSAHLVQQLAHTGNCNNDVLHTSLNSVLNLNPASTLAVYGNDEQNLKVGLETLLGILNTSSNKGAGAELSRYTFSLIALERKLNAKSAALDELGKRIGQLERQLEHFELLSETIVSALAAIYVDVISTLGPRIQVTGSPEVLQNSQVQAKVRATLLAGIRSVVLWQQIGGGRLQLMFSRSQLVKEAKQILARCTSV; encoded by the coding sequence GTGGCTAAGAATTATTATGAAATCACACTGGCGTTAGCTGGCGTTTGCCAATCGGCGCATTTAGTCCAACAGTTGGCTCATACGGGTAACTGTAATAACGATGTTCTGCATACCTCCCTAAACAGCGTATTGAACCTCAATCCAGCGTCCACACTTGCCGTTTATGGCAATGATGAACAAAACTTAAAAGTTGGGTTGGAAACGCTATTAGGTATCCTGAACACCAGCAGCAATAAAGGCGCGGGTGCGGAATTATCGCGCTATACATTCAGCCTGATTGCGCTAGAACGTAAGCTAAATGCAAAATCTGCCGCACTGGACGAATTGGGCAAACGTATCGGGCAGTTGGAGCGACAGCTGGAACATTTCGAGCTGCTTTCCGAGACGATCGTTAGCGCATTGGCCGCAATTTACGTGGATGTCATCAGTACGTTGGGGCCACGCATTCAGGTTACTGGCTCACCAGAGGTGCTACAAAACAGTCAGGTACAGGCTAAAGTGCGTGCCACACTCTTGGCGGGTATCCGTTCTGTCGTGCTTTGGCAACAAATTGGCGGCGGACGCTTACAACTGATGTTTTCACGCAGCCAGTTGGTCAAAGAAGCGAAACAGATATTGGCACGTTGCACGTCCGTTTAA